The Triticum aestivum cultivar Chinese Spring chromosome 3A, IWGSC CS RefSeq v2.1, whole genome shotgun sequence genome includes a region encoding these proteins:
- the LOC123058448 gene encoding WUSCHEL-related homeobox 7, whose protein sequence is MASPNSRQQQQHWPSMFRSKHGSQVWQSQPDMTGSPPSLVSGSAAAAGHSFKAPFSSGPDQERNTDTKPRWNPRPEQIRILETLFNSGLINPTRDEIPRIRMRLQEYGPVGDSNVFYWFQNRKSRSKNKLRNAAARAAPVRACAPARQQAAAPYTPPPKQFHPPKPPLFSPVAPTSSSSSSSDRSSGSSKPVKPAATQDMSATAAMDLLSPLAAACHQQMHYQFGLGQTPVSTPAQAPAPAPTLDEFVATDVEPIFLQYPQGHCVSAGELAAILGAQYMPVPAVQQPPVASPAGMFLGLCNDVAIGPTSTGQRSSASAAGLGQYWSIGVDQLGLRKNSDPFLNNPVAKEEAYEDFTKTKLGLVQYGLGLTAAPATSAAAVLPPPASPDSTAVTVASASATAELTSLFATTATTDAISYNSNLQGPADDVGFAGAAAAAGAGATGVLGRGAAVVCFAGTSAACSVPATHLDVKLYFGDGAVLFRCNGDRAEPLLVDDAGLTVEPLQHGGVYYCVLI, encoded by the exons ATGGCGTCGCCAAACagcaggcagcagcagcagcactggCCGAGCATGTTCCGCTCCAAGCACGGCAGCCAGGTGTGGCAGTCGCAGCCCGACATGACCGGCTCGCCCCCCTCCCTCGTCtccggctccgccgccgccgccggccactcCTTCAAGGCCCCCTTCTCCTCAG GGCCTGATCAGGAGAGGAACACCGACACGAAGCCGCGGTGGAACCCCCGGCCGGAGCAGATCCGGATCCTGGAGACGCTCTTCAACTCCGGCCTGATCAACCCGACACGCGACGAGATCCCCCGCATCCGCATGCGCCTGCAGGAGTATGGCCCGGTCGGCGACTCCAACGTCTTCTACTGGTTCCAGAACCGCAAGTCCCGCTCCAAGAACAAGCTGCGCAACGCGGCCGCGCGCGCCGCTCCCGTCCGGGCCTGCGCCCCGGCACGCCAGCAGGCCGCCGCGCCGTATACGCCACCTCCCAAGCAGTTCCATCCGCCGAAGCCGCCGCTCTTCTCGCCGGTGGCTCCcacgtcttcttcctcttcctcctccgacCGGTCGTCCGGATCCAGCAAACCGGTGAAGCCGGCTGCCACGCAGGACATGTCCGCGACGGCGGCCATGGACCTGCTCTCGCCGCTTGCCGCGGCGTGCCACCAGCAGATGCACTACCAGTTCGGCCTGGGCCAGACCCCCGTGTCTACTCCGGCTCAGGCTCCGGCTCCTGCGCCAAcgttggacgagttcgtcgccacCGACGTCGAGCCGATCTTCCTGCAGTACCCGCAAGGGCACTGCGTGTCTGCGGGGGAGCTCGCCGCCATCCTGGGCGCGCAGTACATGCCGGTGCCTGCCGTGCAGCAGCCACCGGTGGCATCGCCCGCCGGCATGTTCTTGGGGCTCTGCAACGACGTGGCAATAGGTCCCACCAGCACTGGCCAAAGGAGCAGCGCCTCGGCCGCCGGGCTTGGTCAATACTGGTCCATCGGCGTTGATCAGCTCGGCCTCCGCAAGAACAGCGACCCCTTCTTGAACAACCCCGTTGCCAAAGAAGAGGCGTATGAGGACTTCACGAAGACGAAGCTTGGACTGGTACAATACGGCTTAGGCCTCACTGCGGCGCCTGCTACCTCTGCGGCCGCTGTTttgcctcctcctgcttcgccggATTCCACCGCCGTCACCGTTGCAAGTGCGTCTGCTACTGCCGAGCTGACCAGTTTATTTGCAACCACTGCCACCACCGATGCTATCAGCTACAATAGTAACTTGCAAG GACCAGCGGACGATGTTGGGTTCGCGGGCGCAGCGGCAGCGGCAGGGGCAGGGGCCACGGGCGTGTTGGGCAGGGGCGCCGCGGTGGTGTGCTTCGCGGGCACCAGCGCCGCGTGCAGCGTCCCGGCCACGCACCTCGACGTCAAGCTCTACTTCGGGGACGGGGCCGTCCTCTTCCGCTGCAACGGCGACCGCGCCGAGCCGCTCCTCGTGGACGACGCCGGCCTCACCGTCGAGCCGCTCCAGCACGGCGGGGTCTACTACTGTGTGCTCATATAG